One Glycine max cultivar Williams 82 chromosome 8, Glycine_max_v4.0, whole genome shotgun sequence genomic window, GCTGATGGAACTGATCTTGGGATTTATAGAAAGTCCCATATTCCAGATGGACCAGGTATGCAATATTCAGGTCATTTATGTGTCATTTAGTATGCGTACATCCTAACTCGTCCAACAAATTCCCCTACAGGTTATGAGGAAAAGTTCTATTTTAATCCAGGTGACACTGGATTCAAGGTAGGTGCTTAAGGTAGGCttatttgataatttgataTTCACTGCTTCGAATGACCTTGGTTTTATAGTTATTTCTTATGACTAGTGAACATCATATAACATTGAGGCGTTTGCTGAACAGGTTTTCCAGACTAAATTAGCAAAAATTGGAGTTGGTAAGAACTTTTAATTACTATAACTgtatggattttatttttttgcctgTAGTCAAATCTTTATTTATTGTGGTTGTATCAAGATCTTTAGACAGAGAAAAATGTTGGATCTATAAAAACACATTTGCCCTATTTTGACTTTAGCTTTGCTAAAGCAACCATACACATTTTGGAAGCTgcatttttcatctttcttccAGATAGGAAACTGaagttaaccaaaaaaaaaatattttaattaattttcatgtcAGCTATTTGCTGGGACCAGTGGTTTCCTGAGGCAGCCCGAGCAATGGTGCTTCAAGGTgctgagattttattttatcccacTGCTATTGGGTCTGAACCTCAAGATGGAAGCATTGACTCTCGTGACCACTGGAAACGAGTAATGCAAGGACATGCTGGGGCTAATTTGGTAGGTTTTGTACACAAGTTAGTAGTTATCCATCcacatatattatcatttatactGTATGTCTATATGGTGCATATCTTGCTTTCTCTTTCTTATATCTGTGTATGTATGCCATGCTCCCAGCTGTTTCTATTTCCTAATTTAGAACTCCTTTAGCATTAGTTCttggataaaaaaatccaaGATATACTTTGCTAAAGTTTGTATCAGAGGAAAGGGAAATTACCATttcgtcattttttttataaatatcaagGATGTAACCACTTGTGTCAACATTAATGCTTAAACTTCCCAacatatttgatcaaataatttTGGAAAATGCAGGTACCTCTTGTGGCATCAAATAGGATAGGAAAGGAGATAATTGAGACTGAGCATGGAAAAAGTGAGATAACATTCTATGGAAACTCCTTCATAGCAGGTAATTTGACTtaagtgttttcttttttgacaCAGAAGCACATTTTACTTGACCGGTGCAGTGAGGGGAAGCCTTTCATTAAAAGATGATATACTTTTTCCATATTCATATGATGATCATATCAACCTTTAACCAATCTTTTCTTGATGTTTAGCATTTTCActttccagttttttttttatatattttaatgaatttttctcttcatttgtTGATATACACTTGGAAAGATTTAGCTGCAAGCATGAGTTGTGTTTCTATTTTTGTCTTCTCTATCAACATGCAGGACCTACTGGAGAAATCATTTCAACTGCTGACGATAAAGACGAAGCTGTTCTTATTGCACAATTTGATTTGGACAAGATCAAATCCATGAGACATTGTTGGGGGGTATTCCGTGATAGGCGTCCAGATCTATATAAGGTGCTTTTAACATTAGATGGCATCAATCCCGTCCAGTGATAGATAAACATTTTACCTTGTAATTGTTATAGAATGTTACCTGGAATGGTTTAAGCCTTTACAAACTTCCAGAGCAATTATTTACTCACCAAGAAGTCAAGAATAAGGGATAACACAAATGTATTATCTGCTAATTTCATCTAATTCAATAAATCCTATGGAATTAACGATCAATCAGCAAAGTGATTTGATGTTTTGTATTGCACTTTAAGCATAAACAAATCATCTGAATCATTTGACACCATGTATGaacattatatttcattttatacaaTAGTTTTCAGAAGAGGAAAACATGTTACTTCTTCAGTTCTCCAAGCCTTCAATAAAAGGCTTACAAAGCCTTATGGACCAAGACCAGTCCATAtaccttaattttttctttaagaagactatttttctattaataagaaaacaacatttaattttaatggcATTAGAAATATGTCCAAAACCATTATGAATCTTCTTAACTGTTGAATAAACAACTCCATAGCTATCCAGTGATATTAGCTAATGATGAACTACTTGAATGTTTTGTTGTTCATAGGCATTGATCACACGCACCATTGTCAAGTAAATTTGTAAGAAGATTTTGTTATGCAattgttgaaattaaatttgtcaGTTAACttatctttatatattaaaattgaatcattttttaaaagagagatgaatgatatattattgtattttattttattatgtgagattatttttttcacttcaaatcatatttttacCTAAAGTTCTATGTATTCAATAAGAAGTTTTGgtttaatgattaaattaataaaattcaactatataaaacaattattgaaaaaatgtaattttaacaCGAATTGACTCAATCCTCctcacaaaatattaaatttaagctaaatcttttattttattttatttatttagattttCCTCTACATTGCAATATTGTACTAAccatttaaattattagttaCAAGCATTGTACCCgtctatttaataaatttttataaaattagttattaattattgcCATTCATTCACTCCGagacacatttttatttatcattgtttaatacttttttattaattgaaaaataataaataataataaatctctGTATATAAACTTGTTAGGTTATATAACATGACAtctcattcaaatttattttttatatcttccACTTATATTTCAGAAACGTCGATCATTCATCATCACACAAATATAAaaacatcattattttttttataagcgtactaattaatataatagatacaaattttgtaatatttcaaaaatataagttACAATTTTATCGAAAATATAgatataactaaattaaatcGGATGttctcataaaattaatattattaatttaatcatttcatTATAGGTGTGATAATGAGGTTATCTTTTTATGTATAAATCGTGAAATTAATATAGTAAAATTGTTATTGCTATTTTATGATTTACAGAGGAGTTAGAGGTTAAATTTCTaagattgaaattaaaaatcattgtcattttttataattgggaGAGTAATTAAATTCTTGtgaattttttaagatttttgccAATCATgtatttaaaaactattttagttttggaatatttttaaaacccTCCTTTGGTTTTGAACATAATCCTAACTCAAAGTTGTTATATTTTGTATCCACacacttttctttttgttttatccAACTTGGTTTTCTTGAtcactttatttatttcaaatttatattaaaataataaattatttttcacacatataaatatattttggtgGACTATATTTGAGTGACGTTTCTTTAAAAAGTGGATTAAGTAAGTGCCACggcttctttttttaaaaaaaaaaatatagtcaagtgaatttttttacagaaagataatttttcttaaagaaacccaacctaatttttttatatatagtaacCCAACCTAAATCATATGTTAGAGTCAATATTTTCATCACTTAAATACGAGTAAAAATAAGACAAGTGTAAGGATATAGTCAAatccattaattaataatgttaatttCCATTCATATAAATAATGATCAATAGAGatatattatcaattttggGGTATACGAGAGTATAGATGAATCTAAACCGAAGTACTCCCTCCGgtcaattataagaaaaataaatgatttcacacttattaagaaattaattaatttccataaaaaataattaattatattaaattgtgttaatctcaaaataaaaataatttttttctcaaaatttttttgattaaaatttgatatccaacataaaaaagtttttatcttattaaataaatattttaaagataattttattaaataagataaatttagCTAACTTTTCCTTATAAAAAACAAGTGATTTTTTAGTTGCCTtgctttgaagaaaaagcacTACAGCCCCTTATGTGTAGTTGTTTATGTTGAGGTCCTATGAGTCTTCCCCATACGTGGGTGGTTGTTGTGGCAAAACGTTATAATAGTTCCAATTAAGCCAAGAATATGCAATGGAGGTAGTGAAAGATCTTTGTGCTAGGGCAATTCTAGACCATGACATTGGAGATCCTAACCTGCATTGCACCCTTATAGCAACCAAGTCTATCCATCACTCTTTTATTACATGCCTTAATTAACCAATTCTAACTACCCCGGTAGAGATTATAGGTTCATTCACTTTGGGTTGCCTACCTGCccaaaagcaataataaatcaaaatcgaACCAATCCAACTTCATACTATTTATTTGATTTACATTTTTAGACATTTAAATTTGACCTAATCCAACCACACCACTAATCGATTTTGTCTATCGCCAATTCCCTTCTATTTAACATTTCCTTTCAGCAAATAAATTCAAaactaataatttcttttaatataattacatatgAATATATGTGCGTGTGTCTTTGGTCCTAAAATATTGAAGGCTATAATTCTTTCATGAGAAATATTTATGATactcttatttatatatatatatatatatatatatatatatatatatatatatatatattattaagtgTGATTTATATAAGTCTCGCTAAATATGTGAGTCCTTCTTtaacttattaattatttgtattcttcttttcttttcttttttttaacagaattaTCTGTATTCTTCTTATAAAGATAGGAAAATGATGTAACGCCACTACTCCACTAgtatttgattattaaattatagaaaatgaACAAACCATTATCAAAAGGATCAGAGTtacattttaacaaatttaatcaaCTTTTTTCGATCGGATACTTACGTCTATGCTAGTCATTTAGGTTAATTTAGTTCAAGATCTTTTTTCAGaggaaataaatataacaaataaataatgaatttaaatcatatttttttgctaATCATAATATGTATCGTCTGaaacaattattaatttttatagaaatcatgaacacaaaaaaaaattaatatttttcttaacaaaatttattcCATATTAATACCAATGTCAGAGTCGTTCAATTCATAATATAATCATGTTGGAAAAGTAATCCATAATTACAAAGGAATCATATTAGTTTAACCGTCAACAAATGATATCAATATGTTTGCTTGCCTTTTAGCGTTAATCAAAAGCAAGCCTTTGTACTTATTATATTATTCACTGAACCTTCTGGAGTCATTTACTAAACCtagacaaaagaaaattataaaaacctaGTTGTCCCTTGGAATATCACATAAGccaatttttttctcaacataCTCGAATATACTGACAAGTTCATCGAAGGGAAGATTTATCACATAATTAGATCACTAAATTTCATCAGCAGCaagtcctttttttcttttatacacacacacacacacatatatatatatatatatatatatatatatatatatatattatcaaattatataCCTTATCTTCgttatcttttttattcaaaatttaatacatcactttttatatttttattttaaaattatcttatttcaatttttttagttactttaatcataaaatgagttgtaaatattaattaagtgtAAGCAATTTCTAATTATAATACTAATAAGAATTTAATGTTTATGAACGGACGATGTAAAATAGTATTATACCGACATCCAATCATAAATCAtcatttgaattactttaagtgtgtatttaatttactaaaaaagataagatatacagaacatgaaagaaataattttgTGCAGCGAGAATGAgaaagatgatgatgataacatttgaataaattaac contains:
- the LOC100787298 gene encoding N-carbamoylputrescine amidase-like produces the protein MEKGRTVVVSALQFACTDDISTNVATAERLVRAAHKQGANIILIQELFEGYYFCQAQREDFIQRAKPHKDHPTILRMQKLAKELGVVIPVSFFEEANNAHYNSIAIIDADGTDLGIYRKSHIPDGPGYEEKFYFNPGDTGFKVFQTKLAKIGVAICWDQWFPEAARAMVLQGAEILFYPTAIGSEPQDGSIDSRDHWKRVMQGHAGANLVPLVASNRIGKEIIETEHGKSEITFYGNSFIAGPTGEIISTADDKDEAVLIAQFDLDKIKSMRHCWGVFRDRRPDLYKVLLTLDGINPVQ